The following proteins come from a genomic window of Heyndrickxia acidicola:
- a CDS encoding antibiotic biosynthesis monooxygenase family protein, translating into MYIVDSIVEVPEEKADELISIYQKRSRLVDEYKGFVSFQLLQNEVRPGQLTVHMCWETKDDYLQWVRSQDFKRVHELEKNYPDQELASIRPTVKRYKVVAQ; encoded by the coding sequence ATGTATATCGTAGATTCAATAGTAGAGGTACCAGAAGAAAAGGCTGATGAGCTGATTTCCATTTATCAAAAGCGCTCGAGGCTAGTGGATGAATATAAAGGATTTGTTTCCTTTCAGCTGCTTCAAAATGAAGTGAGGCCGGGACAATTAACCGTGCATATGTGCTGGGAGACGAAAGATGATTATCTTCAATGGGTTCGAAGCCAGGATTTTAAAAGGGTCCATGAGCTGGAAAAAAATTACCCTGACCAGGAGCTTGCGAGTATCCGCCCGACAGTTAAGCGTTATAAGGTGGTGGCACAATGA
- a CDS encoding RNA polymerase alpha subunit C-terminal domain-containing protein: MTNSEKNLRICNKGHKYYKSTDCPTCPICEQERKPEHGFLSLLSAPARRALENNGITSLQKLSTFSEKEILQFHGMGPASLPKLRSALKEMGLAFRN, translated from the coding sequence ATGACTAATTCCGAAAAAAATTTAAGGATTTGTAACAAAGGACACAAATATTATAAAAGTACGGATTGTCCAACCTGTCCAATTTGTGAGCAAGAGCGTAAACCTGAACATGGATTTCTTTCACTACTCTCTGCACCTGCAAGACGGGCTTTAGAAAACAATGGAATAACTTCTTTACAAAAGCTATCAACATTTAGTGAAAAAGAGATTTTGCAATTTCATGGTATGGGACCCGCTTCTTTACCTAAGCTTAGGTCTGCTTTAAAGGAAATGGGATTAGCCTTCAGAAACTAA
- a CDS encoding DinB family protein — protein sequence MFVSVNDFLNEWKQEADATQKVLDVLTDESLNQEVSPGLYSIGSLAWHIAGAAYYFPSQVGVTFEVPDLQKESPKSAAEISETYKTVSQRLAQAFSEQVSDEKMNEMVNLFGMNMPVQAVFRLLIQHQAHHRGQLTVLMRQANLKVPGIYGPSKEEREAMNAQKS from the coding sequence ATGTTTGTATCAGTAAATGATTTCTTAAACGAATGGAAACAAGAAGCAGATGCTACCCAAAAAGTGCTGGATGTGCTGACGGATGAGTCTTTGAATCAGGAGGTTTCTCCGGGATTATACAGCATTGGAAGTCTGGCATGGCACATTGCCGGGGCAGCTTATTACTTTCCTTCGCAGGTTGGAGTAACATTTGAAGTTCCCGATCTTCAAAAAGAGTCACCGAAATCAGCTGCTGAAATCAGCGAAACTTACAAAACAGTAAGTCAACGGCTAGCACAAGCATTTTCTGAACAGGTTTCAGATGAAAAAATGAACGAAATGGTGAATCTATTTGGAATGAATATGCCAGTTCAAGCTGTTTTCCGCCTGTTAATTCAACATCAGGCTCATCATCGCGGGCAATTGACTGTCCTTATGAGACAAGCTAACTTAAAAGTTCCTGGGATCTATGGACCCAGCAAAGAAGAAAGGGAAGCAATGAATGCTCAAAAGAGCTAA
- the hmpA gene encoding NO-inducible flavohemoprotein: protein MEQDKHVWNDVLKTVKKLDPKDLEVIKATLPVVQQHGEEITKRFYHRLFETHPELKNIFNMTHQITGHQPRALANAIYAAAANIEDMSAIMPALERIGQKHRSLQILPEHYPIVGENLLAAIKDILGDAATDEILSAWANAYEVISDVFIRMEDTLYKTAINQPGGWAGFKDFIIDKKVKESDVITSFYLKPKDGKELPSFYPGQYLTVKIDIKEEQYNHLRQYSLSDRPRKNYYRISVKREDSPTPALPAGVVSTDLHKLYNEGDTLPVSVPSGDFFLDLKSTAPVVLISGGVGLTPMMSMLNTLIDEYPEREVTFIHAARNSSVQAFREYIRDADNKNENVKSYFIYEQPSEEDKNQKLFDKAGYIDKEWLQQILPATEAQFYFCGPTTFMKVVNKALKELGISEERIHYEFFGSFGNLDDEL, encoded by the coding sequence ATGGAGCAAGATAAGCATGTTTGGAATGATGTCTTAAAAACGGTTAAAAAACTTGACCCCAAAGACCTGGAAGTGATTAAAGCGACTCTTCCAGTGGTACAGCAGCACGGTGAAGAAATTACCAAACGTTTCTATCATCGTCTGTTCGAAACGCATCCCGAGCTAAAGAATATTTTTAATATGACACACCAAATTACGGGCCATCAGCCAAGAGCATTGGCAAACGCCATCTATGCTGCTGCTGCGAATATTGAAGACATGAGCGCGATTATGCCAGCCTTGGAACGGATCGGACAAAAACATAGAAGCCTCCAAATACTTCCGGAACATTACCCGATTGTGGGTGAGAATTTACTAGCAGCTATTAAAGATATATTAGGAGACGCAGCTACGGATGAAATTCTTTCTGCATGGGCAAATGCTTATGAAGTAATTTCCGATGTTTTTATTCGGATGGAAGACACTTTATATAAGACTGCTATTAATCAACCAGGCGGGTGGGCTGGCTTCAAAGACTTTATTATTGATAAGAAAGTGAAAGAAAGCGATGTTATTACTTCGTTTTATCTTAAACCAAAGGATGGAAAAGAGCTTCCTTCTTTTTACCCTGGTCAATATTTAACGGTTAAAATTGATATTAAAGAGGAGCAGTATAATCATCTTCGCCAGTATAGTCTTTCTGACCGTCCACGAAAGAATTATTACAGGATTAGTGTTAAAAGGGAAGACTCTCCGACACCTGCGTTGCCAGCAGGGGTGGTATCAACAGATTTACATAAACTGTATAACGAAGGAGATACGCTACCTGTTTCCGTTCCATCAGGCGATTTCTTTTTGGACCTGAAAAGCACTGCGCCTGTGGTTTTAATAAGTGGTGGAGTGGGTTTAACTCCTATGATGAGCATGTTAAATACTCTAATTGATGAATATCCAGAACGAGAAGTAACGTTCATTCATGCTGCGAGAAATAGCAGTGTACAAGCATTTAGAGAATATATCAGAGATGCAGACAACAAGAATGAAAATGTAAAGTCCTATTTCATCTATGAACAGCCTTCAGAAGAAGATAAAAATCAAAAGCTCTTTGATAAAGCAGGCTATATTGATAAGGAATGGTTACAGCAGATCCTGCCTGCCACAGAAGCTCAATTTTATTTTTGCGGACCTACTACCTTTATGAAAGTAGTCAATAAAGCTTTAAAAGAATTAGGCATTTCGGAAGAAAGGATTCACTATGAGTTTTTTGGCTCCTTTGGAAATTTGGACGACGAGCTTTAA
- a CDS encoding DUF6114 domain-containing protein, giving the protein MDHNRTFRQRFKNWRMSRPFWGATLSLLAGLIILYIPLQLLQIAFAPGNLAVIGLIFGGLIVLIGVLGFIFPNFHIVFGIVTIFLSILSIMGALGGFFIGTLLGIIGGSLSIAWKREIIYLPASNSGTDGSDSSLKEVAAGAVALDEASQH; this is encoded by the coding sequence ATGGATCATAATCGGACATTTAGACAACGTTTCAAGAATTGGAGAATGAGCCGGCCATTTTGGGGGGCGACCTTGTCGCTCCTTGCTGGTCTGATCATTCTGTATATTCCTTTGCAGCTTCTGCAAATCGCCTTTGCACCTGGCAACCTTGCTGTTATCGGGCTTATCTTTGGCGGGCTCATTGTTTTAATTGGCGTATTAGGATTCATTTTCCCAAATTTTCATATAGTATTTGGGATCGTCACTATTTTTCTTTCTATCCTTTCCATTATGGGAGCACTTGGCGGCTTTTTTATTGGTACCCTTTTAGGCATTATTGGAGGATCCCTTTCCATTGCATGGAAAAGGGAAATTATCTATCTTCCTGCATCCAATTCAGGGACGGACGGATCAGACTCTTCTTTAAAAGAAGTTGCAGCTGGAGCTGTCGCTTTGGACGAAGCAAGTCAACACTAG
- a CDS encoding STAS domain-containing protein — MPSGKVFPYPYFEITPSFDVVGCSIAADLLFGQLSNFRDIVNEGSMKKAESLLKDVHHSKEVELVLKTVQAPFALFNCSVTWEKETGHLVCIQQDQRIKNLEGLVQKHHERLATTNFELLEKKEEVEKAYSKIKELSIPYITLTDRSALIPIYGELDHSLLKERSEELMSRVYESECDKIFFDFNAVSTVTERGISSFTKLVQMLTLMGNQIFIISIKPEHAVYINNYELEDKIIYESNLREVLKKRL; from the coding sequence ATGCCATCAGGTAAGGTATTTCCCTATCCTTATTTTGAAATTACTCCTTCATTCGACGTAGTAGGATGTTCAATTGCTGCAGATTTGCTTTTTGGACAGCTATCAAATTTTCGGGACATTGTAAATGAAGGAAGTATGAAAAAAGCAGAATCTCTCTTAAAGGATGTTCATCACAGCAAGGAAGTGGAGCTGGTCTTAAAAACGGTTCAGGCACCTTTTGCACTGTTCAATTGTTCCGTTACGTGGGAAAAAGAAACGGGCCACCTGGTTTGTATTCAGCAGGACCAGCGGATCAAAAATCTGGAAGGGCTTGTTCAAAAGCACCACGAACGGCTGGCAACCACCAACTTTGAACTCTTGGAAAAGAAGGAAGAGGTTGAAAAGGCATATAGCAAGATCAAAGAATTATCGATCCCTTATATTACATTAACAGACCGGAGTGCTCTTATCCCCATCTACGGAGAATTGGACCACTCTCTTTTAAAAGAAAGATCGGAAGAACTGATGAGCAGAGTGTATGAGTCTGAATGTGATAAAATCTTTTTCGATTTTAATGCTGTTTCAACCGTCACAGAAAGAGGAATCAGTTCCTTCACAAAATTAGTCCAGATGCTGACACTTATGGGCAATCAAATTTTCATCATCAGCATTAAACCTGAGCATGCAGTTTATATAAATAATTATGAGCTTGAAGACAAAATCATCTATGAATCTAATTTAAGAGAGGTCTTGAAAAAGCGCCTCTAA
- a CDS encoding cobalamin B12-binding domain-containing protein, translated as MEQMDSFVRSLLSGDQELAWNIVLDESNNGKTSLEIYEDLVTIGMRKIGEMWENNVISVADEHLATSTCEYVLSRYRYHKENSFKPKDGRRKALFLCVENEQHSIGLKLVSLLFEEHGWESRMLGANLPKEYAIKMAGEWQPDVIGLSITIAYHTSTLNSYIETLENMPAKPTVMLGGRLTPTMNFSALCSPKTQILPTLDTVDEWLVRLQSEENVNAIR; from the coding sequence ATGGAGCAAATGGATTCATTTGTAAGATCCCTTCTCTCCGGTGACCAGGAGCTGGCATGGAACATTGTACTGGACGAAAGCAATAATGGAAAGACCAGCCTAGAAATTTATGAAGACTTAGTTACCATTGGTATGCGGAAAATTGGCGAGATGTGGGAAAATAATGTGATATCCGTTGCAGATGAACACCTTGCAACAAGTACATGTGAATATGTCCTTTCCCGCTACCGCTATCATAAGGAAAATAGCTTCAAACCAAAGGATGGCCGCCGGAAAGCCCTCTTTCTTTGTGTGGAAAATGAACAGCACTCGATTGGCTTGAAGCTGGTATCATTGCTGTTTGAGGAGCATGGATGGGAAAGCAGGATGCTTGGCGCAAACCTTCCGAAAGAATATGCCATAAAAATGGCAGGGGAATGGCAGCCGGATGTCATTGGGCTTTCCATCACGATTGCTTACCATACTTCCACACTTAACAGCTACATCGAAACGCTGGAAAACATGCCTGCAAAGCCAACTGTCATGCTGGGTGGGAGATTGACGCCAACGATGAATTTTTCTGCATTGTGTTCACCGAAAACACAAATCCTCCCTACTCTCGATACAGTGGATGAATGGCTTGTCAGGCTTCAGAGCGAGGAGAATGTGAATGCCATCAGGTAA
- a CDS encoding VanZ family protein, with translation MKKSLFWGSMAVLLCIIIFLFTASPSSTGTHTQNVIEKITGVKAAEAHTLNFLIRKLTHLSILGLLAVCLTLSFTKNPYYNAWILTTIYAATDEYHQSFMPGRTSSYYDVLLDSCGAIVAILIVRLVRAKRRKR, from the coding sequence ATGAAAAAATCACTTTTCTGGGGGAGTATGGCAGTCTTATTGTGCATCATCATTTTTCTGTTCACTGCATCTCCATCCTCTACGGGCACCCATACACAAAACGTGATCGAGAAAATAACGGGTGTAAAGGCAGCAGAGGCACATACACTGAATTTCCTCATCCGAAAGCTGACCCACTTAAGTATTTTGGGATTACTAGCAGTATGTTTAACACTGTCCTTTACCAAAAATCCCTATTATAATGCATGGATTTTAACAACCATCTATGCAGCAACCGATGAGTACCACCAATCCTTTATGCCGGGAAGAACTTCTTCCTATTATGATGTACTGCTGGATTCCTGCGGTGCCATTGTGGCCATTTTAATAGTCCGCCTGGTGAGAGCGAAAAGAAGGAAAAGATAA
- a CDS encoding SOS response-associated peptidase, producing the protein MCGRFTLHASPEELLEYFNILSMDDLELSYRYNIAPGQDILSIVQGKEGNRVGLLKWGLVPSWAKDSKIGYNMINARAESIHEKPSFKRLIKRRRCIIAADGFYEWKKEGNQKQPYYIRMKNQRLFGFAGLWDRWEHEGKVLTTCTIITTTPNKLMESIHDRMPVILTKEAQSIWLNRAVEEEATLQPLLTPYDSEEMEAVPVSTRVNYAKIDSADLIQPIAP; encoded by the coding sequence ATGTGCGGCCGTTTTACATTGCATGCGAGCCCTGAAGAGCTGCTGGAATATTTTAATATCCTAAGCATGGACGACCTGGAGCTTTCATACCGGTATAATATTGCACCCGGCCAGGATATCCTTTCCATTGTACAAGGGAAGGAAGGGAACAGGGTGGGACTTTTAAAATGGGGACTGGTTCCTTCATGGGCTAAGGATTCGAAAATAGGCTATAACATGATAAATGCCAGAGCGGAAAGCATACATGAGAAACCAAGCTTTAAACGCCTGATAAAAAGGCGCAGGTGCATCATTGCTGCAGATGGTTTTTATGAATGGAAAAAAGAAGGAAACCAAAAACAGCCTTATTATATAAGAATGAAAAATCAGCGTCTATTTGGCTTCGCTGGTCTTTGGGATCGATGGGAGCATGAAGGCAAAGTCCTCACCACCTGTACGATTATTACAACCACTCCCAATAAGCTTATGGAAAGCATTCATGATCGGATGCCGGTCATTCTGACAAAGGAAGCGCAGTCCATTTGGCTAAACCGTGCTGTCGAAGAAGAGGCAACTCTGCAGCCGCTGCTGACTCCCTATGACTCAGAAGAGATGGAGGCAGTTCCAGTCTCTACCCGCGTAAATTATGCAAAAATCGATTCAGCTGACCTTATTCAGCCTATTGCCCCATAA
- a CDS encoding histidine phosphatase family protein yields MTRIYIVRHGQTEWNANGNKYCGISDIELSETGKRQALKVASVLKDVEFSAAYSSSLGRAHETASIIAKEHGLTVTPDPRIAEMNYGTWEGKRREEFIHEWADWLEDPGSRKAGGTGETSQQVFDRYNDFIQEVAEKHRDETILVVAHSMANRVFIAGTLEMPYRNYGRLQQDNTGITVYQKDENTNRFITINLNTHVQ; encoded by the coding sequence ATGACGCGTATCTACATAGTCCGTCATGGACAGACGGAATGGAATGCAAACGGGAACAAATACTGCGGTATATCCGATATTGAATTATCTGAAACGGGAAAAAGGCAAGCGCTGAAGGTGGCATCGGTTCTAAAGGACGTTGAATTTTCCGCAGCTTATTCTTCCTCACTTGGCAGGGCTCATGAAACGGCATCGATCATCGCAAAAGAGCATGGTCTCACGGTTACCCCGGACCCGAGAATTGCCGAAATGAACTATGGTACCTGGGAAGGGAAGCGCAGGGAAGAATTTATACATGAGTGGGCCGACTGGCTTGAAGATCCCGGCAGCAGAAAAGCAGGGGGGACAGGAGAAACCTCCCAGCAGGTGTTTGACCGCTACAACGACTTTATTCAGGAAGTGGCAGAGAAGCACAGGGATGAAACGATTCTCGTGGTAGCTCACAGTATGGCAAACCGTGTGTTTATTGCGGGAACCCTTGAAATGCCTTATCGCAACTACGGAAGGCTGCAGCAGGACAATACTGGTATTACCGTCTATCAAAAGGACGAAAACACAAACAGATTCATTACCATAAACCTCAACACGCATGTTCAGTAA
- a CDS encoding DUF1002 domain-containing protein encodes MVKRIFAIGLALVLTVGFSLNSVVKASSNDSSGSINEQFGDPIAVFGDSLTPDQKEETKTLLGITDSTQTKEVTVTGADIVKYINGDPNSHLYSSAIITRKDAGSGLNIKIVTPDNITEVTEQMYANALLTAGIKDADVEVASPIKVSGHSALTGIYKAYDTSGGSLNTARTDVANQELNLATNLSKQDGISQDKVNQLLTQIKQEMANQKPATKQDVANIVDDKLNSLQIQLSPKDRQLLIDLFNQMRKLNINFGDVEKQLSDLTHGFGQKLKNTVEDKGFWQKVANFFSQLFDSIGNFFASLSK; translated from the coding sequence ATGGTAAAGCGGATTTTCGCAATAGGGCTAGCCCTAGTTTTAACAGTAGGTTTTTCGTTAAATAGTGTTGTAAAAGCATCAAGCAATGATTCAAGCGGGAGCATTAACGAGCAATTCGGCGATCCGATTGCTGTATTTGGAGATAGCCTGACACCTGACCAAAAGGAAGAGACCAAAACGCTTCTTGGGATTACGGACAGCACACAGACAAAAGAGGTAACCGTAACCGGTGCGGACATTGTGAAATATATTAATGGAGATCCTAATTCACATCTGTATTCATCTGCAATCATTACGAGAAAAGATGCTGGATCAGGGCTTAACATCAAAATTGTTACACCTGATAACATTACAGAGGTTACCGAACAAATGTATGCAAATGCTCTTTTAACAGCTGGTATTAAAGATGCTGATGTCGAAGTGGCCTCCCCGATAAAGGTAAGCGGACATTCCGCTTTAACCGGGATTTACAAGGCCTACGACACATCCGGAGGATCGCTGAATACAGCCCGTACGGATGTGGCCAACCAGGAATTAAACCTGGCTACAAATCTTTCAAAACAGGATGGTATAAGCCAGGACAAGGTCAATCAGCTATTGACGCAAATTAAACAGGAAATGGCTAATCAAAAGCCGGCAACGAAGCAGGATGTAGCCAATATTGTAGATGACAAGCTTAATTCGCTTCAAATTCAATTAAGTCCAAAAGACAGACAGCTTTTGATTGATCTCTTTAATCAAATGAGAAAGCTTAACATCAATTTTGGAGATGTGGAAAAGCAGCTGAGTGATCTTACGCACGGGTTTGGACAAAAGCTGAAAAACACGGTGGAGGACAAAGGATTCTGGCAAAAGGTAGCAAACTTTTTTAGCCAGCTGTTCGATTCCATCGGCAACTTTTTCGCAAGTTTATCTAAGTAA
- a CDS encoding M20 peptidase aminoacylase family protein encodes MEMLSPEFKEEIMNIFEYLHTHAEVSMKEFGTTQYLKEQLTSLGCRVQTFDDCPGVIAEIGEGKPVVGLRADMDALWQRVDGDFRANHSCGHDAHMSMALGTAMLLSKKAELPKGTLRFIFQPAEEIGKGALEMIKRGVADDIDFLYGVHVRPIQETANGRAAPAILHGASQSISGKIIGEDAHGARPHLGTNSIEVASTLIHELAYIHIDPMIPHSVKMTSLHAGGENSNIIPGQATFSLDLRAQTNDVMKTLIDKVKLAVESVAEFYKVKIELNIPESLAAATLNSEARNIMAEAITKVLGKDKLDEPLRTTGGEDFHFYPLKRPHLKTTMLGLGCGLEPGLHHPNMTFDRNAMFSGIQILTEAVLLTLKAAN; translated from the coding sequence ATGGAGATGTTATCACCAGAATTTAAAGAAGAAATTATGAATATTTTTGAGTATCTTCATACCCACGCTGAAGTAAGCATGAAAGAATTTGGCACCACTCAATATCTCAAGGAACAATTAACATCCCTGGGATGCCGTGTTCAAACTTTTGATGATTGTCCTGGCGTTATTGCTGAGATTGGAGAAGGTAAGCCTGTGGTTGGATTACGTGCAGATATGGATGCCTTGTGGCAAAGAGTAGATGGCGATTTTCGGGCTAACCACTCCTGCGGCCATGATGCTCATATGTCCATGGCATTAGGAACCGCTATGCTGCTCAGTAAAAAGGCTGAACTGCCAAAGGGCACTCTCCGGTTCATTTTTCAGCCTGCTGAAGAAATAGGAAAAGGCGCGCTTGAAATGATTAAGCGAGGAGTCGCTGATGATATTGATTTCCTTTACGGTGTGCATGTCCGCCCGATTCAGGAGACAGCGAACGGACGAGCTGCACCTGCAATCCTCCACGGTGCCAGCCAATCAATCAGCGGGAAAATCATTGGGGAAGATGCCCATGGCGCCCGGCCCCATCTTGGCACCAATTCAATCGAAGTAGCTAGTACACTGATCCATGAGCTGGCTTATATTCATATTGATCCGATGATTCCTCATTCTGTAAAAATGACTTCGCTTCATGCAGGAGGAGAAAATTCCAATATTATTCCGGGCCAGGCTACCTTCAGCCTCGATTTGCGGGCTCAAACGAATGATGTGATGAAGACCCTCATTGATAAAGTCAAGCTGGCGGTTGAGTCAGTAGCGGAGTTTTATAAAGTGAAAATCGAATTGAATATTCCGGAAAGCCTTGCTGCGGCTACTTTAAATAGTGAAGCGAGAAATATTATGGCAGAAGCGATTACGAAGGTGCTCGGTAAAGATAAACTGGACGAACCGCTCAGGACAACCGGCGGGGAGGATTTTCATTTTTATCCTTTAAAACGTCCTCATTTAAAAACCACCATGCTGGGGCTGGGATGCGGGCTGGAGCCAGGGCTTCATCACCCTAACATGACGTTTGACCGGAACGCGATGTTCTCGGGTATTCAAATCCTCACAGAAGCGGTGCTGTTAACCCTAAAGGCAGCAAATTAG
- the gntK gene encoding gluconokinase: protein MAQSRYMMGVDIGTTSTKAVLFSKKGEVITTSSKGYPLHSPTPSIAEQDPDEIYKAVILAVGEVMLTSGIKKDELGLVSFSSAMHSVIAVDADGNPLTKSITWADNRSVKYAEELKATKKGQELYRRTGTPIHPMSPISKLIWLQNEHKDIVEKTHKFIGIKEYVFFKLFGEYIMDYSLASATGMLELETLKWDKEALEIANISEDKLPELVPTTHVMKNLNEEHASAMNISPGTPFIIGASDGVLSNLGLNAIQPGVLAVTIGTSGAIRTVSDRPITDPKGRTFCYALTEKHWVIGGPVNNGGITFQWARDQFGQVETYKAKTEDKDAYELLTELAEKIAPGSDGLIFHPYMAGERAPLWNADARGSFFGLALHHTRAHMVRAVLEGVMYNLYSVLLALQELIGQPKKIQASGGFVRSKLWRQIMADVFNSQVHIPESYESSSLGAAVLGLLALGEIDSIDAVADMVGSTNELKPIPENVEVYEELMSIFLSIARKMEEDYHRISEYQRKHLEA, encoded by the coding sequence ATGGCACAGTCGCGTTATATGATGGGCGTTGATATAGGAACGACAAGTACGAAAGCCGTGCTTTTTTCAAAAAAAGGAGAAGTTATTACGACTTCTTCAAAAGGGTATCCTCTTCACAGTCCAACCCCTTCTATTGCAGAACAGGATCCGGATGAAATTTATAAGGCGGTCATACTGGCAGTTGGGGAAGTCATGTTAACAAGCGGGATTAAAAAAGACGAGCTTGGTCTTGTATCTTTCAGTTCAGCTATGCACAGTGTGATTGCAGTCGATGCTGATGGAAATCCATTGACAAAGAGTATTACATGGGCAGACAATCGGAGCGTGAAATATGCGGAAGAGCTCAAGGCTACGAAAAAAGGACAGGAGCTGTACAGAAGAACGGGGACTCCGATCCATCCAATGTCTCCTATTTCTAAATTAATTTGGCTTCAAAATGAGCATAAGGATATTGTAGAAAAAACGCATAAATTTATCGGCATTAAGGAATATGTCTTCTTTAAATTGTTCGGGGAATACATCATGGATTACTCTCTTGCATCGGCTACGGGCATGCTCGAGCTTGAAACATTGAAGTGGGACAAAGAAGCCCTTGAAATTGCCAATATAAGTGAAGATAAGCTTCCTGAGCTTGTACCGACAACACATGTCATGAAAAACCTTAACGAAGAGCATGCATCTGCAATGAACATTTCTCCTGGGACACCGTTTATTATTGGTGCGAGTGACGGGGTTCTTTCCAATCTTGGGTTAAATGCGATCCAGCCGGGTGTTCTTGCTGTGACAATTGGGACAAGCGGTGCGATCCGTACAGTCAGTGACCGTCCAATAACGGATCCGAAGGGCAGAACTTTCTGTTATGCCTTAACGGAGAAGCATTGGGTCATCGGCGGACCTGTGAACAATGGGGGAATTACCTTCCAATGGGCCCGTGATCAATTTGGACAGGTGGAAACCTACAAAGCTAAAACAGAAGACAAAGACGCATACGAGCTGTTGACGGAACTCGCTGAAAAAATTGCACCAGGCTCCGATGGTTTGATTTTCCATCCATATATGGCTGGCGAGCGTGCACCATTATGGAATGCTGATGCTAGAGGTTCTTTCTTCGGGCTGGCTCTTCATCATACTCGCGCCCATATGGTGCGAGCAGTACTCGAAGGCGTTATGTATAACCTCTACAGTGTCTTGTTAGCACTGCAGGAGCTAATTGGTCAGCCTAAAAAAATTCAGGCAAGCGGCGGATTTGTCCGTTCTAAGCTATGGAGGCAGATTATGGCCGATGTCTTTAACTCACAGGTCCATATTCCAGAAAGCTACGAGAGCTCCAGCCTTGGGGCAGCGGTGCTTGGATTATTGGCACTTGGCGAGATTGACAGCATCGATGCAGTAGCGGATATGGTCGGCTCTACAAACGAGCTTAAGCCGATTCCTGAAAATGTGGAGGTCTACGAAGAGCTAATGTCTATCTTCCTATCCATTGCACGTAAAATGGAGGAGGATTACCACAGGATTTCAGAATATCAGCGCAAGCACTTAGAAGCGTAG
- a CDS encoding MurR/RpiR family transcriptional regulator, with protein MGKSLQSFPCLPRIRSLYTTMSVKEKKIANYILEKPENIIHSTINQVADDLRVADATVFRFCKRLGYNGFQAMKIALASEVVAPIKDIHETIQTGDTEREIAEKVFKANMRTLEDTLFAFNENRFEEAVDLLMSARKVEFYGNGGSGMIAMDAHHKFLRTGILSGAYTDSHFQVMSASQLTEEDVAVVISHSGSNKDTLDVLKVAQRNGAKSLGITNLAKSPLSQKVDIALFTVAQETDYRSEALSSRIAQLSLIDALYVNVMAKRSEAGHTSLQKIREAISLKRI; from the coding sequence ATGGGAAAATCCCTTCAATCATTCCCTTGTCTTCCGCGTATTCGTTCCTTGTATACAACGATGAGTGTGAAGGAAAAAAAGATTGCAAATTATATATTGGAAAAACCTGAAAATATTATACACAGTACCATCAATCAGGTCGCGGACGATTTGCGTGTTGCGGATGCAACTGTTTTTCGTTTTTGTAAGCGCTTAGGTTATAACGGTTTTCAAGCGATGAAAATTGCCCTGGCATCCGAAGTGGTTGCTCCTATTAAAGATATCCATGAAACGATTCAGACGGGCGATACTGAAAGAGAGATCGCTGAAAAGGTCTTTAAAGCCAATATGAGAACCTTGGAGGATACACTTTTTGCGTTTAATGAAAATAGATTTGAAGAAGCAGTAGACCTGCTGATGAGTGCTCGTAAGGTGGAATTTTACGGGAACGGGGGATCCGGAATGATCGCAATGGATGCGCATCACAAATTTCTTCGGACCGGGATCCTTTCAGGGGCGTATACAGATTCCCATTTTCAGGTGATGTCGGCTTCTCAGCTTACAGAAGAGGACGTTGCGGTCGTAATATCTCATTCAGGTTCCAATAAAGATACCCTTGATGTGTTAAAGGTAGCCCAGCGCAATGGGGCAAAATCGCTTGGGATTACCAATCTTGCCAAATCACCTTTAAGCCAAAAGGTTGACATTGCTCTCTTTACCGTCGCACAAGAAACCGATTACCGCTCTGAGGCTCTTTCTTCAAGAATTGCCCAGTTAAGTTTAATAGATGCTCTTTACGTAAATGTAATGGCAAAAAGAAGCGAAGCCGGCCATACTTCTCTACAGAAAATAAGAGAGGCCATCTCTTTAAAAAGAATATAG